From a single Centropristis striata isolate RG_2023a ecotype Rhode Island chromosome 14, C.striata_1.0, whole genome shotgun sequence genomic region:
- the mrpl36 gene encoding large ribosomal subunit protein bL36m yields the protein MASLLLKNLATSLTRQVAHMSRFNLCVSSPAASAYRSLCTLTTAPRTLLLAPTRTSSIQPPSSGSSAQCGASLLGQYQHLPCIQPSAGMKTKTALKRRCKDCYFTRRRGRLFVLCRAHPRHKQRQG from the coding sequence ATGGCCTCCCTCCTCTTGAAGAACCTGGCCACCTCCCTGACTCGCCAAGTGGCCCACATGAGCCGGTTCAATCTGTGCGTCTCCTCACCAGCAGCCAGTGCCTACAGGAGTCTCTGCACCCTCACCACAGCTCCCCGCACACTGCTGCTGGCTCCAACCAGAACCAGCTCCATCCAGCCCCCCTCGTCCGGCTCCTCTGCTCAGTGTGGAGCGTCTCTGTTGGGACAGTATCAGCATCTTCCCTGCATCCAGCCCTCTGCAGGGATGAAAACCAAGACGGCCCTAAAGAGGCGCTGCAAAGACTGTTATTTTACTCGACGGAGGGggcgtttgtttgtgttgtgcagGGCACATCCAAGACACAAGCAGAGGCAGGGTTAA
- the lpcat1 gene encoding lysophosphatidylcholine acyltransferase 1, whose amino-acid sequence MNSSSSRPSRVFNNPFVHNLKFTMGEKIKIGLMSVTVFPVRLLLVSFLMLLAWPFAFTASLGRSDFVLEPQSWWRRFVDLCLRVIMRAMWFCGGFHWIKVKGERAPPSEVPIITVAPHSTYFDAIPVTMTMCSIVTKLESRSIPVWGTLISYIRPVFVFRSDQESRRKTVEEIKRRARSGGEWPQIMIFPEGTCTNRSGLILFKAGAFIPGLPVQPVVLRYPNKLDTVSWTWQGPGAFKILWLTLCQPHNSMEIEYLPIYTPSKEEKENPALFANNVRKLMAKALDLPLTDLSFDDREISLSQGPLRIFDCSSLLEFNQLVCRLGLRAGMRDKDLEEQARRARKLQGERLSVDDFAQFLNQPVTDTLTQVHSLFDQRGDGQIDVRLYVIALSTVHRPLESMESLRLAFKMYESEEDRYVLEEDLAAILEIMLGVKEVELSGLFLVMDQPDAEKITYDELHRFIEQHPRLVQDVLDFKNHPRKHCCVRRPSRNGENKDD is encoded by the exons ATGAACTCATCAAGCAGTCGTCCCTCCAGAGTCTTTAACAACCCCTTCGTCCACAACCTGAAATTCACCATGGGAGAGAAAATAAAG ATAGGACTGATGTCAGTCACCGTGTTCCCGGTGCGGCTGCTGCTGGTGTCCTTCCTCATGCTGCTGGCGTGGCCCTTCGCCTTCACAGCCTCGCTGGGACGTTCGGATTTTGTCCTCGAGCCTCAGTcgtggtggaggag GTTTGTAGATCTGTGTCTACGTGTGATCATGAGAGCGATGTGGTTCTGCGGAGGGTTCCACTGGATCAAGGTGAAAGGGGAACGGGCGCCGCCCTCTGAAGTTCCCATCATCACCGTGGCACCACACTCCACCTACTTCGACGCCATCCCAGTCACCATGACCATGTGCTCCATAGTCACCAAGCTGGAGAGCAGGAGCATTCCCGTCTGGGGCA CTCTGATCAGCTACATCaggcctgtgtttgtgtttcggTCGGATCAGGAGTCCAGGAGGAAAACTGTGGAGGAGATCAAGCGGAGAGCCCGTTCAGGAGGCGAGTGGCCTCAG ATCATGATATTCCCAGAGGGGACGTGCACCAACAGGTCGGGGCTAATCTTATTCAAGGCTG GTGCTTTTATACCAGGACTCCCAGTGCAGCCTGTGGTGCTACGCTACCCAAACAAACTG GATACTGTTTCATGGACGTGGCAAGGTCCCGGAGC GTTCAAGATCCTATGGCTTACTTTGTGCCAACCTCATAACTCCATGGAGATAGAG TATTTGCCTATTTATACTCCATccaaagaggagaaggagaaccCTGCCCTGTTTGCCAACAATGTCAGAAAGCTCATGGCCAA GGCGCTGGACCTGCCACTCACAGACCTCTCCTTTGATGACCGTGAGATCAGCCTATCACAGGGCCCGCTGCGCATATTTGACTGCAGCAGCCTGCTGGAGTTCAACCAGCTGGTGTGCCGCTTGGG GCTGAGAGCAGGAATGAGAGACAAAGACTTGGAGGAGCAGGCCAGAAGAGCCAGGAAGCTGCAGGGCGAGCGGCTCAGTGTGGACGACTTCGCCCAGTTCCTCAACCAGCCAGttacagacacactcacacaagtcCACAGTCTCTTTgaccag CGTGGAGATGGACAGATAGACGTCAGACTCTATGTTATTGCTCTGTCTACTGTTCATCGGCCATTAGAGTCCATGGAGAGCCTCAGACTGGCCTTTAAG ATGTATGAGAGCGAGGAGGACCGGTACGTCCTAGAGGAGGACctcgccgccatcttggaaataATGTTAGGAGTGAAAGAGGTGGAACTTTCAGGTCTGTTTTTAGTGATGGACCAACCTGACGCAGAGAAGATCACATATG ATGAACTTCATCGTTTTATAGAGCAGCACCCACGCTTAGTCCAGGATGTCCTCGATTTTAAAAACCATCCGCGCAAACATTGCTGCGTCCGACGTCCGAGCCGCAACGGCGAGAACAAAGATGACTGA